A genomic window from Brevibacillus agri includes:
- a CDS encoding CidA/LrgA family protein: protein MKMVTGIGILLAFYGVGVLASKWLHIPLPGNLVGMLLLTLGLVTGWVRMEWVERASTFLVRHMMLFFVPIIVGVASYLNLFAQAPWSIALSMIVAPMLVMLVTGRVVQSYLRRQQQKKTQASVPEGRRTLDA from the coding sequence ATGAAAATGGTCACGGGGATCGGTATTCTTCTTGCTTTTTATGGAGTGGGGGTGCTTGCGAGCAAGTGGCTGCATATCCCTTTGCCTGGCAACCTGGTCGGGATGCTCTTGTTGACGCTGGGGCTTGTCACGGGCTGGGTTCGGATGGAGTGGGTAGAGCGGGCGAGCACGTTTCTCGTTCGCCACATGATGCTGTTTTTCGTTCCGATTATCGTCGGGGTGGCCAGCTATTTGAATTTGTTTGCCCAGGCTCCATGGTCGATTGCGCTGTCGATGATTGTAGCGCCGATGCTCGTCATGCTCGTGACTGGCCGTGTCGTCCAGAGCTATTTGCGCCGCCAGCAGCAGAAGAAGACGCAAGCTTCCGTGCCGGAAGGAAGGAGGACGCTGGATGCTTAG